In the Candidatus Aminicenantes bacterium genome, one interval contains:
- a CDS encoding type II toxin-antitoxin system HicA family toxin: protein MKGKDVVKALKQHGWKVVRVKGSHFMMEKNGLVVPVPCHNWDMGIGLLKEISKKTGVSLP, encoded by the coding sequence GTGAAAGGCAAGGATGTGGTGAAAGCATTGAAACAGCACGGCTGGAAAGTAGTGCGGGTGAAAGGCTCGCATTTCATGATGGAAAAGAACGGCCTGGTCGTGCCGGTTCCCTGCCACAACTGGGACATGGGCATCGGCCTTCTAAAAGAGATATCCAAGAAAACCGGAGTCTCATTGCCATGA